CGATTCGCATTGAGCCCTCACGAGTATCGAACGCGAATGCTTCGCCGCCACCATTCGAGCCGAACAGCACAAGGCCGGGGGCATACTTCTCGGCCTCATATTCACGATGAAACTCAACAAGCTCCGCAGCTCGCCAGAGTATGAGGTATTGGTCGCCAACGAAACCCTCGCCTCCATCCTGTTCAGCCATGAAGCGTCGATACTGCGTTGGGAGGGGTTTCCCGAAGTGCGTTTCCGCGTCAGCGAGGTGGTTGCAGTCCGCTGGGGGATTTGT
The Luteolibacter rhizosphaerae DNA segment above includes these coding regions:
- a CDS encoding SMI1/KNR4 family protein; its protein translation is MMKMDQRLENFTTNPPADCNHLADAETHFGKPLPTQYRRFMAEQDGGEGFVGDQYLILWRAAELVEFHREYEAEKYAPGLVLFGSNGGGEAFAFDTREGSMRIVMVPFVGMSLKDVAPVADSFENFLSNLADGTLT